The following proteins are encoded in a genomic region of Mycolicibacterium confluentis:
- a CDS encoding Sir2 family NAD-dependent protein deacetylase — protein MHGPEAPELIAVLAGRRIAVVTGAGLSTDSGIPDYRGPDSPPSNPMTIQQFTSDPQFRQRYWARNHVGWRHMAACEPNAGHRALAALEHDGVVTGVITQNVDLLHTKAGSRTVINLHGTYDRVVCLSCRFTMSRTALADELEARNPGFLERAEAVGGIAVAPDADAVLAETATFRHLDCPQCGGMLKPDIVYFGESVAKDVVQQAYSLVEESDALLVAGSSLTVFSGYRFVRHAVSHGLPVAIINRGPTRGDADATVKVESGCSEMLALLADELSPAAPASLTR, from the coding sequence ATGCATGGCCCAGAAGCTCCTGAGTTGATCGCCGTCCTCGCGGGTAGGCGAATCGCGGTGGTCACCGGCGCAGGGCTGTCCACGGACTCGGGAATCCCCGACTACCGCGGACCGGATTCGCCACCGAGCAATCCCATGACCATCCAGCAGTTCACCTCGGACCCGCAGTTCCGGCAGCGCTACTGGGCTCGCAATCACGTCGGCTGGCGGCACATGGCCGCGTGCGAGCCCAATGCCGGGCACCGCGCTCTGGCGGCGCTCGAACACGACGGGGTGGTCACCGGCGTCATCACGCAGAACGTCGACCTGCTGCACACCAAGGCCGGCAGTCGCACCGTGATCAACCTGCACGGCACCTACGACCGGGTGGTGTGCCTGTCGTGTCGGTTCACCATGAGCAGGACCGCACTGGCCGATGAACTCGAGGCGCGCAACCCCGGCTTCCTCGAACGCGCCGAAGCAGTGGGTGGCATCGCGGTGGCGCCCGACGCCGACGCGGTGCTCGCCGAGACGGCGACCTTCCGCCATCTCGACTGCCCGCAGTGCGGTGGCATGCTCAAGCCCGACATCGTCTACTTCGGCGAAAGCGTGGCCAAAGATGTTGTTCAGCAGGCCTATTCACTGGTCGAGGAGTCCGACGCCCTTCTGGTGGCGGGTTCCTCGTTGACCGTGTTCTCCGGCTACCGCTTCGTCCGGCACGCGGTGTCACACGGACTGCCCGTGGCGATCATCAACCGGGGCCCGACCCGCGGCGACGCCGACGCGACGGTCAAGGTCGAGAGCGGATGCTCAGAGATGCTGGCACTGCTGGCCGATGAACTGAGTCCTGCGGCGCCGGCCTCACTCACCAGGTGA
- a CDS encoding NAD(+) synthase — protein MSFYSAYRHGFVRVAACTLHTTIADPAANAEAVLVTARECHDEAVGLAVFPELTLTGYSIEDILLQDSLLDAVEEALAQIVMASSDLLPVLVVGAPLRWRNRVYNTAVVIHRGAVLGVVPKSYLPTYREFYERRQMAPGDDVRGVIAFAGVEAPFGPDLLFTCADVPEFVLHVEICEDMWVPVPPSARAALAGATVLANLSGSPITVGRAEDRKLMARSASSRCLAAYVYAAAGEGESSTDLAWDGQTMIYENGVLLAESERFPKGPLHSVADVDVALLRAERLRMGTFDDNRRTHGIEDTATRRVPFRLDPPDDDIGLRRNIERFPFVPSDPTRLQQDCYEAYNIQVAGLEQRLRALKYPKVVIGVSGGLDSTHALIVAARAMDREGRPRSDILAFTMPGFATGDRTKGNAIALSKALGVTFEEIDIRDTASLMLTEIGHPFGRGEKVYDVTFENVQAGLRTDYLFRLANQRGGIVLGTGDLSELALGWSTYGVGDQMSHYNVNGGVPKTLIQHLIRWVIASGEFEDAVGHVLQSVLDTEITPELVPTGEDEEIQSSEAKVGPYVLQDFSLFQVLRYGFGPAKVAFLAWHAWRDAEEGHWPLGYPVDKRPSYSLAEIRRWLQVFVQRFYSFSQFKRSALPNGPKVSAGGALSPRGDWRAPSDMSARVWLDAIEREIPQE, from the coding sequence GTGAGCTTCTATTCCGCATACCGGCATGGTTTCGTCCGCGTCGCCGCGTGCACGCTGCACACGACGATCGCCGATCCGGCGGCCAACGCCGAGGCGGTGCTGGTGACGGCACGGGAATGCCACGACGAGGCCGTGGGCCTGGCGGTGTTCCCGGAGCTGACACTCACCGGCTATTCGATCGAGGACATCCTGCTGCAGGACAGCCTGCTCGATGCGGTCGAGGAGGCCCTGGCGCAGATCGTGATGGCCTCGTCCGACCTGCTGCCGGTGCTCGTCGTCGGGGCGCCGCTGCGCTGGCGCAACCGCGTCTACAACACCGCGGTGGTCATTCACCGCGGTGCGGTGCTCGGGGTCGTGCCCAAGTCGTACCTGCCGACCTACCGCGAGTTCTACGAGCGCAGGCAGATGGCCCCCGGGGACGACGTGCGGGGCGTCATCGCGTTCGCGGGCGTTGAGGCGCCGTTTGGGCCCGACCTCCTGTTCACCTGTGCCGATGTGCCCGAGTTTGTGCTGCACGTCGAGATCTGCGAGGACATGTGGGTGCCCGTGCCGCCGAGTGCGCGCGCGGCACTGGCCGGGGCGACGGTACTGGCCAACCTGTCGGGTAGTCCGATCACGGTCGGACGGGCCGAGGACCGCAAGCTGATGGCCCGCTCGGCGTCATCGCGGTGCCTGGCCGCCTACGTCTACGCCGCGGCCGGCGAGGGCGAGTCGAGCACGGATCTGGCCTGGGACGGCCAGACGATGATCTACGAGAACGGGGTCCTGCTCGCAGAATCCGAACGATTCCCGAAGGGCCCCCTGCACAGCGTCGCCGACGTCGACGTCGCACTGCTGCGCGCGGAGCGGTTGCGGATGGGCACATTCGACGACAACCGCCGCACCCACGGCATTGAGGACACCGCGACGCGGCGCGTGCCGTTCCGCCTCGACCCGCCCGACGACGACATCGGACTGCGCCGCAACATCGAGCGGTTCCCGTTCGTGCCCTCGGATCCCACACGGCTGCAGCAGGACTGTTACGAGGCCTACAACATCCAGGTCGCCGGCCTCGAGCAGCGGTTGCGCGCCCTGAAGTACCCCAAGGTCGTGATCGGGGTGTCGGGCGGGCTGGACTCCACCCACGCCCTGATCGTCGCGGCCCGGGCGATGGACCGAGAGGGACGGCCCCGCAGCGACATTCTGGCCTTCACCATGCCCGGCTTCGCCACCGGCGACCGGACCAAGGGCAACGCGATCGCGTTGTCCAAGGCGCTCGGGGTGACGTTCGAGGAGATCGACATCCGCGACACCGCGTCGTTGATGCTCACCGAGATCGGCCACCCGTTCGGTCGCGGGGAGAAGGTCTACGACGTCACGTTCGAGAACGTGCAGGCCGGCCTGCGCACCGACTACCTGTTCCGGCTTGCCAACCAACGCGGCGGCATCGTGCTGGGCACCGGGGATCTCTCCGAACTCGCGCTCGGGTGGTCGACCTACGGTGTGGGCGACCAGATGTCCCACTACAACGTCAACGGCGGGGTGCCGAAGACGTTGATCCAGCACCTGATCCGCTGGGTCATCGCCAGCGGCGAGTTCGAGGACGCGGTCGGACACGTGCTGCAGTCGGTGCTCGACACCGAGATCACCCCCGAGCTGGTGCCCACCGGCGAGGACGAGGAGATCCAGAGCAGCGAGGCCAAGGTCGGCCCCTATGTGCTGCAAGACTTCTCGCTGTTCCAGGTGCTTCGTTACGGCTTCGGTCCGGCGAAGGTGGCCTTCCTGGCCTGGCACGCCTGGCGGGACGCCGAGGAGGGGCACTGGCCCCTGGGTTACCCCGTGGACAAGCGACCGTCCTACTCGCTCGCCGAGATCAGGCGCTGGCTGCAGGTGTTCGTCCAGAGGTTCTACTCGTTCTCCCAGTTCAAACGTTCCGCACTGCCGAACGGGCCCAAGGTGTCGGCTGGGGGAGCGCTGTCGCCGCGCGGCGACTGGCGGGCGCCGTCGGACATGTCCGCACGGGTCTGGCTCGACGCCATCGAACGCGAGATCCCTCAGGAGTAG
- a CDS encoding endonuclease/exonuclease/phosphatase family protein: MRVATFNILHGRTVGDGVMLDRLRACIRELDPDVLALQEVDCDQERSGNADLTAVAAEAMGAVTHRFVAAISGTPGATWMAATGDEQPGTAAYGIALLSRFPAEHWQVVRLPRIPTRFPMYLPGPRRVMIVDEEPRAAVIAQLDTPLGTMSVANTHLSFVPGWNRHQLRGLARDLLAMPGPHLLAGDLNLTGRPAARWSGMRPLAVAKTFPSPIPDRQLDHVLTDDPTLRAHRCATPRAALSDHLPLVVDIDRS, translated from the coding sequence ATGCGAGTCGCGACGTTCAACATCCTGCACGGGCGCACGGTCGGCGACGGCGTGATGCTCGACCGGCTGCGCGCCTGCATTCGGGAACTCGACCCTGATGTGCTCGCGCTCCAGGAGGTCGACTGCGATCAGGAGCGGTCCGGCAATGCGGATCTGACGGCGGTGGCCGCCGAGGCGATGGGCGCGGTCACGCACCGCTTCGTCGCGGCGATCTCCGGGACGCCCGGCGCCACCTGGATGGCGGCCACCGGAGACGAACAACCCGGCACGGCCGCCTATGGCATCGCCCTGCTGTCGCGCTTCCCCGCCGAGCACTGGCAGGTGGTCCGGCTTCCGCGAATCCCGACGCGGTTCCCGATGTATCTGCCCGGACCCAGGCGCGTGATGATCGTCGACGAGGAGCCCAGGGCCGCGGTCATCGCGCAGTTGGACACTCCCCTGGGCACGATGTCGGTGGCCAACACCCATCTGTCGTTCGTGCCGGGGTGGAACCGGCACCAACTGCGCGGCCTGGCTCGCGACCTGCTGGCAATGCCGGGGCCGCACCTGCTCGCCGGGGACCTCAACCTCACGGGCCGACCCGCGGCCCGCTGGTCTGGCATGCGGCCGCTGGCCGTCGCCAAGACGTTTCCCAGCCCGATCCCGGACCGCCAACTCGACCATGTTCTGACCGACGACCCGACGCTGCGGGCGCACCGATGTGCCACCCCCCGCGCCGCGCTGTCGGACCATCTGCCGTTGGTGGTCGATATCGACAGAAGCTGA
- a CDS encoding cytochrome P450 — MSVSDVTPSTTAPSGGVDRPYDPIDLSSRAFWASTAAEREGAFAELREQRPVSWHPPVEDSLMPDPADRGYWAVTRHADVAEVSRNSEVFLSGKGVLFENVPEELLEASQSFLAMDPPRHTLIRKVVHAAFTPRQVRRIEESIKANAKDIVTEMKAMGSGVDFVEHCAKELPIRTLSDMVGIPESERHQVAEAADALVSWGDPVYLDGRNPLEVLVVNQMYLHQVALTLAVERRTNPGDDLFSALVQAEVEGSRLTDPEVAAFFVLLAVAGNDTTRQTMSHGLKALTDHPEQRTWLLEDFEGRIGLAVEELVRWATPVMTFRRTAAVDTELGGQQILAGEKVVMFYSSSNRDSEVFDRPEEFDLGRSPNPHQGFGGGGRHFCLGAHVARAQLRAIFGELLAQIPDLQAGEPAYVPGNFIHGVRSMPVTW; from the coding sequence ATGAGCGTCTCCGATGTGACTCCGAGCACAACTGCCCCCTCTGGTGGCGTGGATCGCCCGTACGACCCGATCGACCTGTCATCGCGGGCGTTCTGGGCGTCCACGGCCGCTGAGCGCGAAGGAGCCTTCGCTGAACTGCGCGAGCAGCGCCCGGTCAGCTGGCATCCGCCCGTCGAGGACTCGCTGATGCCCGACCCCGCCGACCGCGGCTATTGGGCCGTGACCCGGCACGCCGACGTCGCCGAGGTGAGTCGCAACAGCGAGGTCTTCCTGTCGGGGAAGGGCGTGCTGTTCGAGAACGTCCCCGAGGAACTGCTCGAGGCCTCGCAGTCATTCCTGGCGATGGACCCGCCCCGGCACACGCTGATCCGCAAGGTGGTGCACGCCGCATTCACGCCGCGGCAGGTGCGGCGCATCGAGGAGTCGATCAAGGCCAACGCCAAGGACATCGTGACCGAGATGAAGGCCATGGGAAGTGGCGTCGACTTCGTGGAGCACTGTGCCAAGGAGTTGCCGATTCGGACCCTGTCGGACATGGTCGGCATCCCGGAGTCGGAGCGCCACCAGGTCGCCGAGGCCGCCGACGCGCTGGTGTCCTGGGGCGACCCGGTCTACCTCGACGGCCGCAACCCGCTTGAGGTCCTGGTGGTCAACCAGATGTACCTGCACCAGGTGGCGTTGACGCTCGCTGTCGAACGACGCACCAACCCCGGCGACGACCTGTTCAGCGCCCTGGTGCAGGCCGAGGTCGAGGGTTCACGCCTGACCGACCCCGAGGTGGCCGCGTTCTTCGTGCTTCTCGCCGTGGCGGGAAATGACACCACCCGGCAGACCATGAGCCACGGGCTGAAGGCGCTGACCGACCATCCCGAGCAGCGGACCTGGCTGCTGGAGGATTTCGAGGGCCGCATCGGCCTCGCCGTTGAGGAGTTGGTCCGCTGGGCCACGCCGGTGATGACTTTCCGGCGCACTGCCGCCGTCGACACCGAACTCGGCGGACAGCAGATCCTGGCGGGCGAGAAGGTCGTGATGTTCTACTCGTCGAGCAACCGGGACTCCGAGGTCTTCGACCGGCCTGAGGAGTTCGACCTGGGCCGCAGCCCCAACCCGCACCAGGGGTTCGGCGGGGGCGGGCGGCACTTCTGCCTCGGTGCGCACGTCGCCCGCGCTCAGCTGAGGGCCATCTTCGGTGAACTGCTGGCCCAGATCCCGGACCTGCAGGCTGGCGAACCCGCTTACGTACCAGGCAATTTCATCCACGGAGTGCGGTCCATGCCGGTCACCTGGTGA